The region CATTCAAAATTTGATAGGGTTTGGAGAAAAATATCAAATTCGAAAAATGAGCTTGAACAAAAAAATTAGAcatgtttaaaatatgaatcaGGCTCGatcttgaacattcaaggcccaAACTCAGCTTAGCTTGACccaatttttaaagtttataacgttttatgttatttttttatatataatataatttataacacataaaaattaaaattaaatctataataatatataatactaatataatgtaaacattaaaaaaattaaaaatgtctatatataaaactataataaataaaaaatatataaaactattaaatattaaattaaataaataaataattttaaaaataatatgacgGGTTGGGATTAaccatttataaatatatattttattttaattatatttaagatTGATtgaatttctaatatatattatttaattattaaaaaatataaaatctcaAGTATTTggacaattaaaaattttaaataaagacCCTACCAACAAAAgttgtaattaattttatattttatattttatattttatatatatggttttacAAATAGTTACGTGTTAAGTCggtctttttttctttatttttttaatttcatttcatttcttcaTGCAAATAATCAAATCTATAAAAAGCACCATAAAAGCCTAAAACCCTTCCTTAGCTTTTACTCTTTCAAATCTTAGCTCTTCCCATGGCAAATTCGCTCACTCGCTGATCTTCAAATCCATATTTATTTTCTTCGAAAAccctttttcttgttttttcttaTCACTAAAATCCCGAAATGGATTCTCTTCATGATTCAATATCAGCGGCGAACGCGGCGGCCGCTGCCAACGGCAACACCGTGCCGCCGTTTCTCAGCAAAACCTACGATGTGGTGAATGACCCATCGACCGACTCCGTCGTGTCGTGGAGTAGCGGTAATAACAGTTTTGTTGTCTGGAAAGTGCCGGAGTTTGCAAGGGATCTTTTGCCCAAGTATTTTAAGCACAATAACTTCTCCAGCTTTGTCAGGCAGCTCAATACATATGTGGgtatttctttttttccttttaattcatttCCTTTTGCTtcttatttgtttttaaataagtATCGCGATTTTTATACATTTCGATAGTATTTGGGCGTTAGCTTTAGGTTATATAGTCCTGCTTGGAATTTTGACGCAAATTTGTTATTTGGTTTTCTTCGATGTTCTGGGTCTAGTTTGTtttgctttttaaaaaaataaaattaaaagaacccATATGGATGTTGGATCATGAATTTATAGTATTGCTGTTTTATGGATTTTATTGAATGGTGATATTGGTTTTGCTGAAATTAGTGCGAATTCCCGCTCTAATATGCTGGTTATGCTGTTGAGTGACAATAAACTTGGATCTATTTACAATAAGTGAGTAGCTCTTTAATGGTTGTAGTTCGCGGTATTATATCTGATCATCAATGGCGTGCAAATGATTGGTTGAAAAGAATTGAGATATATAAAAACGAAGAACTGAATGTTTGTGTATATGATTTGGGGTCCGGCTCAAATCTTTTCAGCCGAAAGGATTGAAGGAGCTAACGATCTCAATTTGTCTGGCCAAATTTGAGGATTTTGAAATGAGATTTGCTGCCAATGAGATCTGCTGATGCTCCTTTGGATGTTTTGTTATTGTTTGGGTTAATGAATCCATGTAGCATGCTTTGATTTAGTGACAGACTTTTCATTTAGAGATTCAGTATGCAATCCTCTGTGCAATTTTCAGATACTAGCATCTTGCCTCGTTTCTTTTTCGAGAAACATTATCTTGGACGTTTCACTTAAATTCTTATTGCCGTACTTCGCTTTCCCCCCTTTTTGCTTCTGTATCAGCTGAAATGTCTAGTTTAGCATTCATGTGTGTTATTTGTACCAGCTTCATGTTTATAAAACAAATCCTGAATgccattattaatattttcatctAAAATCCTATATAAACTCTGCAGATGTATTTTACAATCTGTGACATTTTTGAGTCAGTCTTGATTCTTATTTTGCTCGTCATGTGATCTAACTGCATGTGTTTGCGTAAAGAGAAAGTCAAGATGAAGTGCTTCATAACCTAAATTTTGTTcagatttttaaagaaaaatcttttTGACCAACAAGTGAATAAAGGTCTGATGGTGAGAGTAGAATTTGTAGGCTGCTGCTGTGGATTGTAATTTGAAATGTTATTCATTGAGAGGAACGACTTTAGATATTGAAGTTCCCCaacctattttctttttcttgagcTGAAGAACTCATCAAACTGTAATTGTGTTTGTTATCTGCAGGTTTAAGTATATGCATGTAATTACTAATTGATTGTGGTCAGGCATTCGGGTTCTACCAAGACAGATGATATCTGATTCAATTAGATATTAAACTTCAATCCTACTTTACTCATATGCGGGGTTTGCTAAATTCAGTTCGGTAAATATATAGAATAAATTGTGTAGTTGATTATCATAACTTTTTTCCTTTAGGGTTTTAGAAAAGTTGACCCTGACCGCTGGGAATTCGCTAATGAGGGGTTCCTACGAGGTCAGAAACATCTATTGAAAACTATCAGCAGGCGGAAACCTCCTAATGTCCAGAGTAATCAGCAACCTCAAGTTCAGAACTCATCTGTTGGAGCTTGCATTGAGGTCGGGAAGTTTGGTATTGAAGAGGAGGTTGAAAGACTTAAGAGGGACAAGAATGTTCTCATGCAGGAACTTGTTAGGTTGAGGCAGCAGCAGCAAACAACGGATAACCAGTTGCAAACTGTTGGCCAGCGTGTACAGGTGATGGAGCAGAGGCAGCAGCAAATGATGTCTTTTCTTGCCAAGGCTATGCAAAGTCCGAGTTTCTTAGGCCAGCTTGTGCAGCAGCAAAATGAAAGCAACAGGCGCATTACTGGAGCAAACAAGAAGAGGAGACTCCCCAGGCAGGATGAAGAAAATTTAGCTGGTGAAAATGGTGCCGTATCTGCTAAAGGGCAGATTGTAAAGTTTCAGCCTTCACTGAATGGGGCAGCGAAGGCGATGCTGCACCAGATAATGAAGATGAATACATCACCTAGTTTGGACCCTTCGATAAATAATTCGGGTTCATTCTTGATTGATGGTGTTCCTCCTTCCAATGCACCGGACAGCAGGAGCTCGTCCAGTCGGATTTCAGGTGTGACACTTTCAGAAGTCCAACCAGCTTCTGCGCAATCTTATCTGCAAGCGGAATCAGGTTTTCCTGACACTTGTCTGTCAGCTGCCGCTCATTTAACATCCGAGCATACTAATGTGGATCAAATTTCTCGGATAAATGAGCATAAGTCTCAGAAACATGGAGTTATTCCAAATGTTTCTCAAATGCAAGGAACTATGCCTGATAGCACAGTTGGACTTACTGACAGAAGTTTGGCAGGATCTGAGAGAGGCAATGCGGAGTATCTTGATCCACTGTTAGACGTTTTGGATGGTACAATGCCCGTAGAAACTGATGATTTTTCTGCCGATCATGATATGGACATCTTACTCGATGGATCTCCTGAACTTCCAGCAATTAATGACGTTTTTTGGGAGAAGTTTCTTGCAACAAGCCCTCTAACCGGGGACACCGATGAAATTAGTTCAAGCTCACTTGAAAATGGTGCAAACCTGGAACAACAGCAAGCACCGGTGAGGCAAGAGAACGGATGGGATGGAATTCATCATATGAACCATCTTACCGAGCAAATGGGCCTTCTTTCATCAAATGGACAGATCAGGTGAAGTCCCACAAATCATATGCGTGAGATAAATTTTTGAACTTTTCACCCGTTTTAATGTAGTCGTTACAAACATAGTACTATCCCGAATCAGTAGGTAACAAGGAAATGCTCTTTGTTTTAACATTTTGATATTTATTGCCATTTTTAATCTGCAATGAACGCAGTGTTAAGAGAAGCTATCATCAGTTTTTGAGTTCTACTGTTTGGTATGGTTTTTGCAGAGGTTGATGATGATCTATGATGCGGTCAAGAAAAGCTTTTTAATTCAAAGAGAAATGGTTTGTTGTTGAAAGGGGTTATTTTTGGTGTTACTACATGTACCAATAACATAAATGCATTGGAAATGGTTATCCAAATACATATGTATGATGTTTCTCGACTATACTTATCATCTTACAAATATGTTGTCTTTTGCACCTGTTTTACCCGTAGATGAATTCTAGGAAGAAGGATCTTTTCGTATGGCCCTCACTTGCCCGCTATTACTAGTTATTCGggtttatttttcttgaaatacttATTTTCGGTACATTTTTAGAAATGATCCGATTACATATATGTTGAGTAAAACTTGAATAGTAGGCTCATTGGCTGAAATGAGTTCATTTATATCCGAGACCAAGGTTCAATTTGTAGGTTTGTCTATGTGGTAGTGTAATGTGTGTGTTTGAGTTTGAActtatattgtataaaaaaaaaacatacgtGTTGAGTAAATATTTAACCCTTTCAAATGATTTCAAGTGAGATTCAATTGTCTGGagatttacccttttttttttttttggatattaCAATTTTactttgcacatatatataacaacaaaattattaAGCTTTGCATGCTTTTTCTAAGATATGCACATGAATATAACATGTTCTAACAGGCATCTTAAGAAAAATTTCAAGCATGATCATATTAAAATCAATGGATATCTCTAAACATGATATCAataatattcataaattacattaacaAAACATCAATAGGGaactaatttaatcatttttttcaatGAAGTATTGGTTTTCCCATTCTTCATTTTTTGTGAGCTAAGACTAAGAGCATCTAAATATTTTGGCTTCAACATTACTACAACAGATAACTTTTGGTACTCAAATTGTTTTGGGTCCTTGAACCTTAAGAACTTatacttatttaattttatattgaattatttttttattggacAAGTATGTAATGTATGGTCAAAGAAATGACAATTTCACATTTCGCCATTTTTGA is a window of Gossypium hirsutum isolate 1008001.06 chromosome D08, Gossypium_hirsutum_v2.1, whole genome shotgun sequence DNA encoding:
- the LOC107909053 gene encoding heat stress transcription factor A-1e-like isoform X1 translates to MDSLHDSISAANAAAAANGNTVPPFLSKTYDVVNDPSTDSVVSWSSGNNSFVVWKVPEFARDLLPKYFKHNNFSSFVRQLNTYGFRKVDPDRWEFANEGFLRGQKHLLKTISRRKPPNVQSNQQPQVQNSSVGACIEVGKFGIEEEVERLKRDKNVLMQELVRLRQQQQTTDNQLQTVGQRVQVMEQRQQQMMSFLAKAMQSPSFLGQLVQQQNESNRRITGANKKRRLPRQDEENLAGENGAVSAKGQIVKFQPSLNGAAKAMLHQIMKMNTSPSLDPSINNSGSFLIDGVPPSNAPDSRSSSSRISGVTLSEVQPASAQSYLQAESGFPDTCLSAAAHLTSEHTNVDQISRINEHKSQKHGVIPNVSQMQGTMPDSTVGLTDRSLAGSERGNAEYLDPLLDVLDGTMPVETDDFSADHDMDILLDGSPELPAINDVFWEKFLATSPLTGDTDEISSSSLENGANLEQQQAPVRQENGWDGIHHMNHLTEQMGLLSSNGQIRG
- the LOC107909053 gene encoding heat stress transcription factor A-1e-like (The RefSeq protein has 3 substitutions compared to this genomic sequence); its protein translation is MDSLHDSISAANAAAAANGNTVPPFLSKTYDVVNDPSTDSVVSWSSGNNSFVVWKVPEFARDLLPKYFKHNNFSSFVRQLNTYGFRKVDPDRWEFANEGFLRGQKHLLKTISRRKPPNVQSNQQPQVQNSSVGACIEVGKFGIEEEVERLKRDKNVLMQELVRLRQQQQTTDNQLQTVGQRVQVMEQRQQQMMSFLAKAMQSPSFLGQLVQQQNESNRRITGANKKRRLPRQDEENLAGENGAVSAKGQIVKFQPSLNEAAKAMLHQIMKMNTSPSLDPSINNSGSFLIDGVPPSNAPDSRSSSSRISGVTLSEVQPASAQSYLQAESGFPDTCLSAAAHLTSEHTNVDQISRINEHKSQKHGVIPNVSQMQGTMPDSTVGLTDRSLAGSERGNAEYLDPLLDVLDGTMPVETDNFSADHDMDILLNGSPELPAINDVFWEKFLATSPLTGDTDEISSSSLENGANLEQQQAPVRQENGWDGIHHMNHLTEQMGLLSSNGQIR